In Stenotrophomonas sp. ESTM1D_MKCIP4_1, a single genomic region encodes these proteins:
- a CDS encoding CsbD family protein — MNKDIISGKWSQLKGKAQAKWGDLTNDDFDVAEGNAEYLAGRLQERYGWAKDRAEKEVHEFSDSVRKDYPDFK, encoded by the coding sequence ATGAACAAAGACATCATTTCCGGCAAGTGGTCGCAGCTCAAGGGCAAGGCACAGGCCAAGTGGGGCGATCTGACCAACGACGATTTCGATGTGGCTGAAGGCAACGCCGAATATCTGGCTGGCCGTCTTCAGGAACGCTACGGTTGGGCCAAGGACCGCGCGGAGAAGGAAGTGCACGAGTTCTCCGACAGCGTCCGCAAGGATTACCCGGACTTCAAGTAA
- the rocF gene encoding arginase, with translation MAHPISVTLIGVPTDVGAGHRGARLGPEALRVAGLPEALAARGVDVRDLGNLDGPRNPWTAPVQGYRHLDEVVAWNRALMEASYAELQAGRMPIMLGGDHCLGIGSITAVARWCREQGKTLRVLWLDAHSDFNTSDVTPSGNIHGMPVACLCGLGPDALTQLGGSAPAITPAQMHQIGIRSVDPDEKRLIKTHKVDVYDMRYIDENGMKRTVEAALAGIDENTHVHVSFDVDFLDPSIAPGVGTTVPGGVNYREAQLVMEMIADSGRMGSLDIVELNPLLDKQNATAELAVDLVESLFGKSTLMRD, from the coding sequence ATGGCCCATCCCATTTCCGTCACCCTCATCGGCGTTCCCACCGATGTGGGCGCGGGCCATCGCGGGGCGCGCCTGGGCCCGGAAGCCCTGCGGGTGGCCGGCCTGCCGGAGGCGCTGGCGGCGCGCGGCGTGGACGTGCGTGACCTGGGCAACCTGGATGGCCCGCGCAACCCGTGGACCGCGCCGGTACAGGGTTACCGCCACCTGGACGAGGTGGTGGCCTGGAACCGCGCGCTGATGGAGGCCAGCTACGCCGAACTGCAGGCCGGGCGCATGCCCATCATGCTGGGTGGCGACCACTGCCTGGGCATCGGTTCGATCACCGCTGTGGCGCGCTGGTGCCGCGAACAGGGCAAGACCCTGCGCGTGCTGTGGCTGGATGCGCATTCGGATTTCAACACCAGCGATGTCACCCCGTCGGGCAACATCCACGGCATGCCGGTGGCCTGCCTGTGTGGCCTCGGCCCGGACGCGCTGACCCAGCTCGGGGGCAGTGCGCCGGCCATCACCCCGGCGCAGATGCACCAGATCGGCATCCGTTCGGTGGACCCGGACGAGAAGCGCCTCATCAAGACCCACAAGGTCGATGTGTACGACATGCGCTACATCGACGAGAACGGTATGAAGCGCACGGTGGAAGCCGCGCTGGCGGGCATCGACGAAAACACGCACGTGCATGTGAGCTTCGATGTGGACTTCCTCGACCCCAGCATTGCCCCCGGCGTGGGCACCACGGTGCCGGGCGGGGTGAACTACCGCGAGGCGCAGCTGGTGATGGAGATGATTGCCGACAGCGGCCGCATGGGCTCGTTGGACATCGTTGAACTGAACCCGCTGCTGGACAAGCAGAACGCCACCGCCGAGCTGGCCGTGGACCTGGTGGAAAGCCTGTTCGGCAAGTCCACGCTGATGCGCGACTGA
- a CDS encoding entericidin A/B family lipoprotein has translation MKRVVALMLLSMFSVAMLAGCNTVAGAGKDVQKAGEKVEDAAKGN, from the coding sequence ATGAAGCGTGTCGTTGCCCTGATGCTGTTGTCGATGTTCTCGGTGGCCATGCTGGCTGGCTGCAACACCGTTGCCGGTGCCGGCAAGGATGTGCAGAAGGCTGGTGAGAAGGTCGAGGATGCCGCCAAGGGCAACTGA